The Terriglobia bacterium genome includes a region encoding these proteins:
- a CDS encoding RNA polymerase sigma factor has protein sequence MANIFQQVKISGYATLLRAVAPERAEKFQAVFQENRHRIYALAFWMTDNELAAEELMRLTFCRGFVHSSEPTAEALDGALITELREQMPIGVLTVDEGICCEAPSVRQNTLRVHLERAVVQLPPTERMIFLLHDVEGYDHARIVRTLGVSEDESRNGLHQARLRMRNLLAKMLR, from the coding sequence ATGGCAAACATCTTTCAGCAGGTAAAAATTTCAGGGTACGCCACACTCTTACGCGCGGTCGCCCCGGAACGAGCGGAAAAGTTTCAAGCCGTGTTTCAAGAGAACCGGCACCGCATTTACGCCCTGGCATTCTGGATGACCGACAACGAACTGGCGGCTGAAGAACTGATGCGGCTGACCTTCTGCCGCGGCTTCGTCCACAGCTCCGAGCCCACGGCGGAAGCGCTGGATGGCGCGCTGATTACCGAGTTGCGCGAGCAGATGCCGATCGGGGTGCTGACCGTGGACGAAGGCATCTGCTGCGAAGCGCCCAGCGTGCGCCAGAATACCTTGCGCGTTCACCTGGAGCGCGCCGTCGTCCAGTTGCCCCCCACCGAGCGCATGATTTTCCTCCTCCACGACGTGGAAGGCTACGACCACGCGCGTATCGTCCGCACGCTGGGTGTCAGCGAGGACGAATCGCGGAACGGGCTGCATCAGGCGCGGCTCCGCATGCGCAACCTGCTGGCAAAGATGCTCCGTTAG
- the amrS gene encoding AmmeMemoRadiSam system radical SAM enzyme produces the protein MLPVLNTAHHPARWWETMPDGRLHCYLCPRHCHIGEGQTGFCFIRKNEDGRLVQLGYGRPAALQMDPVEKKPLNHFFPGTKILSMGTAGCNMGCFFCQNWDISKAKADQVNSTSLSPEQVVELTLQHGAPSIAFTYNEPTIWGEYVIDIARIAHEQGINTVMVSNGYITREAFFDVYQHIDAANIDLKAFTENFYSKITLTHLQPVLDTLKWLRHETDVWFEITNLIIPTLNDGDSEFRQLCDWVLNNLGDDVPLHFTAFHPDFKLQDKPPTPPETLHRARAIAFEMGLKFVYEGNIWSEGGNTICPGCKRAIIRRSWH, from the coding sequence ATGCTCCCCGTCCTCAATACCGCCCACCATCCCGCTCGCTGGTGGGAAACCATGCCCGACGGGCGCCTGCACTGCTACCTGTGTCCGCGGCATTGCCACATCGGCGAGGGGCAGACCGGTTTCTGCTTCATACGCAAGAATGAAGACGGGCGGCTGGTGCAGCTCGGCTACGGGCGTCCAGCGGCGCTGCAGATGGACCCGGTGGAAAAGAAACCGCTCAACCACTTTTTCCCCGGCACGAAGATCCTCTCCATGGGAACCGCCGGCTGCAACATGGGCTGCTTTTTCTGTCAGAACTGGGACATCTCCAAGGCCAAGGCCGACCAGGTCAACTCCACCAGCCTCAGCCCCGAGCAGGTGGTGGAGCTGACGCTCCAGCACGGCGCGCCGTCCATCGCCTTCACCTACAACGAGCCGACCATCTGGGGCGAGTACGTCATTGACATCGCGAGAATCGCGCATGAACAAGGCATCAACACCGTCATGGTGTCCAACGGCTACATCACTCGCGAGGCCTTCTTCGACGTTTACCAGCACATTGACGCCGCCAACATTGACCTGAAAGCCTTCACCGAGAATTTCTATTCCAAGATCACGCTCACGCACTTGCAGCCGGTGCTGGATACGCTGAAGTGGCTGCGGCACGAAACCGACGTCTGGTTTGAGATCACCAATCTAATCATTCCCACGCTGAACGACGGCGACAGCGAGTTCCGCCAACTCTGCGACTGGGTGCTCAACAATCTCGGCGATGATGTCCCGCTGCACTTCACCGCCTTCCACCCCGACTTCAAGCTCCAGGACAAGCCGCCGACGCCACCGGAAACGCTGCACCGCGCCCGCGCCATCGCCTTCGAAATGGGCTTGAAATTTGTTTACGAAGGGAACATCTGGTCGGAAGGCGGCAACACCATCTGCCCCGGCTGCAAGCGCGCCATCATCCGCCGCTCCTGGCACTAG
- the glmU gene encoding bifunctional UDP-N-acetylglucosamine diphosphorylase/glucosamine-1-phosphate N-acetyltransferase GlmU: MVSRKQSSRKPQAAPRFAIAIMAAGKGTRLKSRHPKVLHQIGGRPLLHYVVEAAKAVLPAQDIFVIIGHEAERVRESMAGTGVQFVLQAEQLGTGHAIMSARQALAGYDDVLVLSGDVPLLRPETIAGILDFHRKNKAAMTILTADFPDPTGYGRIVRKKKAGRSVDEVEAIVEQKKLTPQQQKIRESNSGIYAFATQPLFEHLDELRTDNPHREYYLTDTAGILAGKRAKVLAKKAADQHEVAGANNRAELAQLDAEIRARKCAQLMAAGVTIFRPETCVIDAEVEVGADTIIEPFVHLLGRTRIGSDCRIQSFTAIKSCEIADDTLVQYGCVLEQSRIGPEVSLGPYSHLRPGNEVGPQAHIGNFVELKKTKMGRGSKANHLTYLGDSIIGEKVNVGAGTITCNYDGVKKHVTVIEDGAFIGSDSTLVAPVRIGRNAYVGAAACITDDVPEDSLAIARSRQVNKDGWVKAKREAMAAAKTRT; the protein is encoded by the coding sequence ATGGTTTCGCGCAAGCAATCTTCCCGCAAGCCGCAAGCCGCGCCGCGCTTCGCCATCGCCATCATGGCCGCTGGCAAGGGCACGCGGCTGAAGTCCAGGCATCCCAAGGTCCTCCACCAGATCGGCGGACGGCCTCTGCTGCACTACGTGGTGGAGGCGGCCAAGGCAGTGCTGCCGGCGCAGGATATTTTCGTCATCATCGGGCACGAGGCGGAACGCGTGCGCGAATCCATGGCGGGCACCGGCGTGCAGTTCGTGTTGCAGGCGGAACAGCTTGGCACCGGGCACGCGATCATGTCGGCGCGCCAGGCGCTGGCCGGGTACGACGACGTGCTGGTGCTCTCCGGCGACGTTCCCCTGCTCCGCCCCGAGACCATTGCCGGAATCCTCGACTTTCACCGCAAGAATAAAGCGGCCATGACCATTCTGACCGCCGACTTCCCTGACCCGACCGGCTACGGACGCATTGTCCGCAAGAAAAAGGCGGGGCGCTCGGTGGACGAGGTCGAAGCCATTGTCGAGCAGAAGAAGCTCACGCCGCAGCAGCAAAAGATCCGCGAATCCAATTCCGGGATCTACGCCTTCGCCACCCAGCCGCTGTTCGAGCACCTCGACGAATTGCGTACCGACAATCCGCATCGCGAGTATTACCTGACCGATACCGCCGGTATTCTGGCCGGCAAGCGTGCCAAGGTGCTGGCGAAAAAGGCCGCCGATCAGCATGAAGTCGCGGGGGCAAACAACCGCGCGGAATTGGCGCAATTGGACGCCGAGATACGGGCGCGCAAGTGCGCCCAGCTTATGGCCGCGGGCGTGACCATTTTCCGGCCGGAAACTTGCGTGATTGATGCCGAGGTCGAGGTCGGAGCCGACACCATCATCGAACCCTTCGTGCACCTGTTGGGGCGCACGCGGATCGGGTCGGACTGCCGCATTCAGTCCTTCACCGCCATCAAATCGTGTGAAATCGCCGACGACACGCTGGTGCAGTACGGATGCGTGCTGGAGCAATCCCGGATCGGGCCGGAAGTGAGCCTGGGGCCATACTCGCATCTGCGCCCCGGCAACGAGGTCGGCCCGCAGGCGCACATTGGGAATTTCGTCGAGCTGAAGAAAACGAAAATGGGCCGGGGCTCGAAGGCGAACCACCTCACCTACCTGGGCGATTCGATCATCGGTGAAAAGGTGAATGTGGGCGCCGGCACCATCACCTGCAACTACGATGGAGTGAAGAAGCACGTCACCGTCATCGAAGACGGCGCCTTTATCGGCAGCGACAGCACGCTGGTGGCGCCGGTAAGAATCGGACGCAATGCCTACGTTGGCGCCGCGGCCTGCATCACCGACGATGTGCCCGAGGACTCCCTCGCCATCGCGCGCTCGCGCCAGGTCAACAAGGATGGCTGGGTCAAGGCCAAGCGCGAGGCGATGGCGGCGGCAAAAACAAGAACTTAA